The region accaaaggttgttttgactttcctgtatgctgagtctgtccttccgacagttatatctttttcgatgtcttcacatttttcctgcagccatttcgtcttagcttccctgcacttcctatttatttcattcctcagtgacttgtatttctgtattcctgattttcccggaacatgtttgtacttcctcctttcatcaatcaactgaagtatttcttctgttacccatggtttctttgcagctaccttctttgtacctatgttttccttcccaacttctgtgatggccctttttagagatgtccattcctcttcaactgtgctgcctactgcgctattccttattgctgtatctatagagttagagaacttcaaacgtatctcgtcattccttagaacttccatatcccacttctttgcgtattgattcttcctgactaatgtcttgaacttcagcctacttttcatcactactatattgtgatctgagtatatatctgctcctgggtacgccttacaatccagtatctgatttcggaatctctgtctgaccatgatgtaatctaattaaatcttcctgtatctcctggccttttccaagtaaacctcctcctcttgtgattcttgaacagggtattcactattactagctgaaacttgttaaataactcaattagtctttctcctctttcattccttgtcccaagcccatattctcccgtaaccttttcttctactccttcctctacaaatgcattccagtcacccatgactattagattttcgtccccctttacatactgcattaccctttcaatatcctcatacactttctctatctgttcatcttcagcttgcgacatcggcttgtatacctgaactatcgttgtcggtgttggtctgctgtcgattctgattagaaaacccggtcactgaactgttcacagtaacacaccctctgccctaccttcctattcataacgaatcctacacctgttataccattttctgctgctgttgatattacccgatactcatctgaccagaaatccttgtcttccttccacttcatttcactgacccctactattactagattgagcctttgcatttcccttttcagattttctagtttccctatcacgttcaagcttctgacattccacgccccgactcgtagaacattatcctttcgttgattattcaatctttttctcatggtaacctcccccttggcagtcccctcccggagatactaatgggggactattccggaatcttttgccaatggagagatcctcatgacacttcttcaactacaggccacatgtcctgtggatacaatttatgtgtctttaatgcagtggtttccattgccttctgcatcctcacgtcgttgatcattgctgattcttccgcctttaggggcaatttcccacccctaggacaagagagcgccctgaacatctatccgctcctccgccctctttgacaaggccgttggcagaatgaggctgacttcttatgccgattatttattaaaatttaggcagtggcggggatcgaacctcggaccgaagacgtttttattatgtatcaaagacgctaccccgtttttttaatctcattttgttcgctttttgttcgttgcatctgctcggggcggacgttgtaagacatctgttttatgttctttgttgattgattagctcagtttttttattacagagagctgctaaccctctgcccgaacacgctgagctaccgtgctggctacccctagaccacgccgTGCAGTCGCCAGCGGTTAAGTCCCGTACAAGGTCACagtatacatctacataaaagtcaCCTTATCTAAGATTTCCTACCAAAATGCATGAGTCACTACTCTaacaaaagcacacacacaaatgtttagTCCAAATGGGACTACTTTATATTGGTTTCACACTCATTCATACAAAAAGGTCGTATATTTGTGTGATTCGTTTGCCAGGGGCAAATGCCAGTACCCATATGTTATGTCCATTAATTTGAGATACATAACTCCTCAGAACTTATGTATCAGTTCGTTCATATTTTGAGGACAGCCACTCTCTCTTATTACGGTTTCATTAAGACACTGAGTGTCCAGTACCAATCTGACGCTTCTGTCGCTTATTCACAACAGGAAGATTATCATATTCACTAACTGCTTGTTCAGTAACACCCCTTGCCAACATATGTTGAATTTCTTTCTTAATAGGCTGATTTCTCGCAACATGCATCTGATAAGGTTTCTTGAAAAATACCTGCCCCGGCTTTACATTCAATTGGGAGTTAGCCGTTTAACTTCACCAGGCGTTTTTGAGATTATATTGTGATGAGtagttaacactaaccaaaatttgCGGTCTATTTATCAGAAATTTAATCTGTTGACTGTGCCTTAACCTCCATATCTTCCAGGATATAGTTCTCTTCCGCCTTAGCATCTTGCACATAATTCCCAAATTCAGTATCTTCCTGCTAGTATCTCTAATTTTTCATTACGGTAATAAGCAGTTCCCATGCTGCATTATTACTGTCCACATAATTTCCAATTAAAGGCTCCGTAGTCACTCAAGAGACTGGTACAGTCCAAATGGGACTACTTTATATGGCAGCACCCTCCTTCATACAAAAAGGTCGTGTATTTGTGTGATTCATCTGCCAGGAGCAAATGATCGAAGTCAGTCTTTCCTTGATATTTCGACAAAAGGTCTGCACCAGCCAACATTTCGACACTTAGCCCAAACACAGTtgaacaaggatgatctattattattttacccctgccaactggTATCAAAACTTCGTGCTGTACTGGTCTagaaacttttccagtagcactTATTATTCTTAAACCACTTACTTTCATGAAAGATAACTCCTTCTTATTGAATTATAGAATGATGGTACAAAACACTTGTCCGCTATCCCTTTCCAGAAGACAACGGACAGTTGCATTTATACTAGGGTGAGTTATTCTAATCTGGACACGTTTCTCATAAAAGCCTTCTAATAAATCCTTTTCAGACTGCTCCAAGTAAAGCAATTTTGTTCAGTTGCAAGTACATTTATGCTTAGATTCAAGGGCTTTTCAACCTCTACATTTGCAGCTGCCTTTTCCAACCGGTCCACTAAATTTAAATCAAAGCACTCGAAGACTTCCTCTACTTTCTTCTTGCTGCACATCAGCTGAACTACAAGCTacttctgagcaactgcgtccctgtacAACATTGCTATCTATAATACTGTCGTCTGCTTTTACTTTTGCAGccgtggaaaaaaatatttttgaacgtgTTAAGTACGCGCGTACCATTCATTCTGCACTAAACCTGACAGTTACACAATGTTTCGTTTCCGTTTATCATAATTTTCATCGGTTGTAAAAATTCCATTCTGGCTCATTTAAATGAGAATGCTGTCTATTACTGATTCGTTCTTGTGCACGTGTCAGTCCTACCATTATATATGACACGTCCTATCATCTGCATTGTGTACATCATTCCGTTTTCGTGTGTCATAGTTTTCGACACTTTCTAAAGTTACACACGACCGGGTATGTATTGAAGGCACCGGCTTGTATAGAGTAGGCTATGGTAGAAATATGTTTCTAACAATGAGTTCAATTATTGAGCTCACTTGTTTTCTACTCAACGGCTACCACAGACAGTGTATGTCTGTGATGGTTACGAAATGACATTTTACGTCAGAGATAAAGTTGTTTGTTTTTAATGTACAATATCTTTGAATGTGTGGTTTCGTGTTTGTGTTCGTATTTGTTTATGATATGTGATGGATAGGAAGGCTATGTTGTTATGAAAATTTTGCTCGATATTTTGCACAATGTCGAAGAAAGTAGTGTCGTACTTTTACAATCCAGATGTGGGCAATTTCCATTATGGACCGGGACATCCTATGAAACCACACAGACTTTCTGTCATTCACAGTCTTGTTCTCAATTATGGACTTTATAAAAAAATGCAGATTTATAGACCGTACCGCGCGTCAGCACATGACATGTGTAGATTTCATTCTGATGAATACATAGACTTTCTCCAGCGTGTGACACCACAAAATTTGCAGGGCTACACGAAATATTTAAGTCACTTTAATGTTGGTGATGACTGTCCAGTTTTCGAAGGACTGTTTGACTTTTGCTCAATGTATACAGGAGCTTCATTGGAGGGTGCAATGAAGCTGAATAACAATTGCTGCGATATAGCAATAAACTGGTCTGGTGGTTTGCATCATGCCAAAAAATTTGAAGCTTCAGGTTTTTGTTATGTGAATGACATTGTAATAGCAATCTTAGAACTTCTGAAGTATCATGCTCGTGTGTTGTACATTGATATTGACGTTCATCATGGAGATGGCGTGCAGGAAGCGTTTTACTTGACAGATAGAGTGATGACAGTTTCGTTTCATAaatatggaaattatttttttCCTGGCACTGGTGATATGTACGAAATAGGAGCTGAAAGTGGTCGTTATTATTCCGTGAATGTACCCTTAAAGGAGGGTATCGATGACTCGAGTTATTTTCAAGTGTTCAAACCTGTTATATCAAGTGTAATGGAATTCTACCAACCTACTGCCATAGTTTTACAGTGTGGTGCAGACTCTCTTGCAAATGATCGCCTTGGATGCTTCAGCTTAAGCACGAAAGGTCATGGTGAATGTGTAAAATTTGTGAGAGATTTAAATGTGCCTCTTTTGGCAGTTGGAGGAGGGGGCTATACATTAAGAAATGTTGCTAGATGTTGGACATATGAAACATCACTCCTTGTAGATGAACAAATTAGTAATGAACTACCATATACTGAATACTTAGAGTACTTTGCTCCTGATTTTACATTGCATCCAGAGGTTGTTACCCGGCAAGATAATGCAAATAGCAAGCAGTATTTAGAAACAATAACGAAACATGTGTATGATAATTTGAAAATGTGTCAGCATTCTCCCAGTGTGCAAATGCATGATGTTCCAGGAGATGCCTTTCCATCCCAAGATGAAGTTGGGCATGATGAACCAGATCCTGATGTGCGAGTAAGTCAAGCAGAAGAGGATCGGAGAATTGagcaaaaaaatgaattttatgatGGAGATGAGGATCAAGATAAGGAGAATTTAGGTCCATGAGATTCCTGATCAGGAGATATGTGCATGTAGGATCATCTTTTTATAAGAGTGATCATCAGACAAACTTAGATGTAAGGTTAATtgtatttttaacttttatttttagtagaaatTGAGAGAGATTTTGCCACCAAATCTTATTAACTTCTGTCAACATTCtgtttttatgtttaatgtttatggGTAATAACTAAATAGATAAGGTCACTTCTTATCTGACAGAATTGTTAACACATTCATTGTGTTGAGATGTGCCAGACTATTGTTCCATTTCAGATATTCATTTCATATTTCATGAAAATTTCAGCAGTTATACTGTATAGATAACTTACCAATACTACATCAGTTTTTCAATCAAGTGCCCTCTAATGGTGTAGCAGTGTACTTTTTGTCAGTGTGCATAAGCTGTGCTTGATTATAGTCTAATTTTAATCTATAAAATTAATTTATGATGCAAACTACTAAAAATTGCTAACAGACTTAGTGTGACTCTTTAGGCTAACATTCAAAGAGATACATTTGTTTTGGTCTTACTATTTTGTTAGGGCCTACTGTGCTTGTAGGAAGGAATGTGTACCACTAATCAGTTTATTGTGAAGATtttcacaaatattaattttttgtatatatttcaGTCATGTATTTTGTAACACTAAACGTACCAGTAGGGAATTATCACAGAATGTTCACATTCTGGATGCATTTTTAAATGTAGAATTATAAGTTAATAATATAATTCATATTCAGGTAAAGGGACAAGTGTGCATGAGCTTCCATATGTGCGTTATTGTGTTTATGTAGGATGTGTGTTCAAATGTGATAAAACttagtttaaaaaaataatacattaaTAATAACTGTACAGTCTTTCAGCAAAATACAGACATAGTCACATCAAGTAGAATAAAAAAGGTCTTCCATTATTGGCACATTATAAGTTTTCATAGTTCATAGCATAATTTATTTCTTTAGAGGTTAGAGTGAAAGCATCATCACTATCAGCAGTTTGTTTATAtgtgtattattatttttgttattattatttctacttctgctcttatcatcatcatcaatgctCGATTTGTGACAGTACGCACCAGTGTGCCTCTGATGAAAAATAATCGAAACTACAGATTTTGAGTTGTGGTATGATAGAGCTTTTGCTACAGCTAAATCAGTATAAAACAAATGCTGTAATGACACTTTTAAAATGTGCAGAATAAACATTAGAATAACATTTtaagaaacttccaggcagattaaaactgtgtgcctagactgagactcgaactcagggcctttgccttttgcaggtaagtgctctaccacatgagctacccaagcatgactccaaCCTGTcaccacagctttaattctgccagtagctTCTCccctactttccagacttcacagaagctctctttgcagaccttggagaactagcactcctgaaagaaaggatgttgcagagacatggcttagccacagccagagggatgtttccagaacagttgcacgcgaaaggcaaaggtcccgagtttgagtttcggTCCCTTGTCTGCTTCACTGTACTGCTGTGTTTCTATCATTGTACAAGAGTTCAAATATTATAAGACTAATGTCCATCATAAATTTCAGACATATCCACAGATTCATGCTACAAAATTGCTGTGCTCATACTTTGTAAGAAAGAGTACATCAGGGGGAAAAATTGTAgaagtaataataacaacaataatgataaaaataatgtTACGTCTTTGGCAAAAATAGattaatattgttcttgtgaatttTGGGAGCTACATGTTCAAGTGccataaatgttttaattttatgtatGACCTAATGCTTGGATGGAATTTGATTGAACAACtgttaatagaaatattaatttcATGCTTGCATCCTTGAATATTGTCATTCAGATCAAGCAAATTTTTAGTGTTTCCTGGAATGCATACATTTTACTTAGTCAAGTTCTGGAGCTTTTAATACTCTATAATCTACAGTGAATGAAAGATTTGGGAAGTTTCATGCAGGTCtcagaaatttattatttaatcatTAGCAAAgatttgagagagcagaatgctttTAAAAATGTACTTATTTTGTGGCAGTTAAGCCTGTTATCAATGACTAGTTATTTTGTTTGGACTCGATACTGCGAGGTGGCATGAAGTGAATGTTGAAGGCCACAATGCCTATCAAAAAGTGTGTGGTAGAGTCACATGAACAGATTAGGCTTGTATTTAGCATTTAATGGGGGCTGCGTAAGAATAAATACAAATTACAGCAGTAATGTGATGGCATATAATATTGTTTCaagtctttttaaaaaaataataagaatgaGAACCTTGGCTAAATTtattaagaaaaaataataatgtttgCAGATCATATCAcatattttctctgcttcttaaatataattatttaattacCAGGTTAAAGAAACTTTTGTAGTATGCACCTTGTTCTTTTCATTACTAATGTTGACTCAAAGGAGGCAGTTTTATCATTCCTGAGGTTGCCCACCTTTTGCATTGGATTTTATTCAGTCATGCATGAGATTACTGATCTTATTTCTATCCATACATTCCATTTCATTATAGTAGTGAATTTGGGCGATGAGAAGGTTTTGCCatattaaaatttgttattaaaataaaatatttattttcaacctacagacttgtattttaatttttgtagaGATGTAATCAAACTACGACAAAAAATTTAATTGCAATATTTTTCTGAAGAATGTAGAAGACTTCAGTTTTCTTGAAAATTGGGTATTAGTGAATAAAACTGTGTAACATGTAATGTGATTTATTCATCTTGTTacgtacaattttcaaatcattttattTGATTTATAGGAGAAATGTGAAGCTTTAcactaactttttttttaaagaaatacagaAGTGTACATAATTTTATATAGTTTTTGAGATACCTTATTCAAGCTGTAGAACTGTCCTCAGTGAATTCTTCAATGGGATAATTGTTTTTCCACCAGAAAagtaaagagcaatcttttcagtgaaccaAATTCCATGTTAAATACActatattactgccttttattttagtGTAAATTTTTAACTCCATATACTTTGGTTTCCAGGTGCAGTATTTTAAATAATGTGTCTGAAGTTTAAAATTCTCTCTGTGGTGAGTGTTGTAGTTGTGATGAAAATGGAAAGTGTCAAGTGTGTGTTGGTTTTTGTATAAGAAAATCAACACCTCAAATATGTTGACCCAGAAGgagggcacactggactcgcattcgggaggacgatggttcagtcccatctccggccatcttgatttaggttttccgtgctttccctaaatcgtttcaggcaaatgccgggatggttcctttgaaagagcacggctgatttccttcccaatccttccctaacccgagcttgcgctccgtctctaatgacctcgttgtcgacgggacgttaaacactaaccgccaccaccTAGAAGGAGGGGATGGataatgtttctaaattttttaattgtgGGTGACTGGATACTTTTTGTTTGGTAACAGAAAAGTTCCTAGAAtgcaatttttcactctgcagcagattgtgcactgatattaaactttctggcaaattaaaactgtgtgccggaccgaaacttgaactcggaatTTGCCTAGCCTGTGCTAATCAAGCATGAGTcgtgactcgtcctcacagctttctttcCATCACCAtccaaatttaacagaagctcacttgcagactctgcaagactaacactcgtggaagaaagggtACTAtggagatgtggcttagccacagtctggtctCAAATTTGAGAatcggtatggcacacagttttaatcagcaggGAGTTTGACATGTTcctaattattttgttttgtaatattaGGAGCCTTGTGATGTTTGCTGGATTTCTCCAGAAGATTATGCTGTAACAAATAACTGACTCAGAGTAGCATTGGTAGACTATCTTATTGGCCTCTTTGTTTGTGTTACCTGATGAAATACACATTGCAAATGGCAAGCTATTCAGTTTATTTGATAAGTAAAGTGTACCTTCCAATTaaaatttttgtcaagatttaggcctaagaacttgacatggtttgcttctgtgatatcgTGATCattgcaatttatttttatttcgctCTGCTTTTATGATCTTATTTCAGATTGCATCATTTTGGTTTCAGCCACATTTAGTCCATTTTAAAAGAACCTATATTCAAGCTTTCCTAAAGTATTTTGACACCTTATGCATTTTTTCAGGCACTTCATTTTCAATTAGAACttatgtatcatcagcaaataaaacagATTGTATGTCAGTAGCAAGGGGCGGGTCATTTATGTAGAAAAGGAAGAAATATTGACATGGTATTCAACCTTGTGGGACTCCAACATTTTTTTGTTGCTACCATCCTACATAGGAAATGAGCATGTGTTAGGATTCATACaaagataaataatttttatttgatcaCAAATATAGCTACTCCGAGGCAGTGAATGTGAAATTTGTACATCACATAATTAAACTATATTTCTAGTGTTTTTATACAGCAAACTGCTATGGAACAAGCACTAAATTTACCTTAAcactatttccataatatttggtGTTTTGCACTACTGGATCAAGTCCTTAAATTTAGTGATACTTCTTGAGAATGGACTGACGATATCTTATGGTaaatttttccatttctttactTTTCTATGATACAGGAATAGTTATTTTCTTTGCCATTCTATAATTTCACACTTATACTGCACTGATGGGTCATTTCTTTCCTTATATAAAACATCAGAGACCAGTCTTATCTCCTATTTCTTCTTAAGAATTCTCACCCATTTATGCCCACTAAACAGCACCATGTCTAGCTCTTGCCCTCATTTGTGCAAGACTTTCCCATTTCAGTTTCTTAACCTCTCAATGCCTGCTAAATAAATTTGCTGGGAATTACTCTAAGCAGCGCTTGCTTAGATGccacatatttttctttctttttttaaattttagtctttAACCAGATTTTGGGTATGTGACAAATTTGGCACATTAGGCGATAAGGGAAATTGGACTAATTTTAGGTAGAGAAGATAATACTAAATACtaaggctgttcaataaagaatgatcacaatttttttatggtcataatttcttgcgctaaaatttaatcttatgatgttagcttaatgtgcaacaaagatGCCGTAGTAGTTTCATTTTTGGGACTCCTGGTTCCAACCTATGAGAGGCAGGCAAGTTCAGAAACATTCAGTATcacctaccgctgcaatggaggtaatgTGCGAGGAACAATATGTGGCTTGGAAATTCTGCTTTTATCTCAACAAATCTTTAGCTGAGGCCTAtaaaatgttacaggaggcctatggagagtcttttcttccctacagcacagttcAAAGGTGGTTTAAGATGTTTAAAGAGTGGAGACAATCAAATTTAAAGGAAGGTGGACTCGGTGccccagttactgctcttacggaagaaaacatcaacactgctgctgtcattgtgagagaggatcagcAAATTACCTTAAAATCACTTCCTGAAATGCTGAACATTTCATTGTGTGCCACCTATACGCTGGTGAGAGAAAAGTTACAAATGACACGTGTTCGTgtgcgatgggttccaagactgttgattcctgaacaaaaggacattcacgtgcaggtctgcatgcagttaaagttgatgttagaggaagatccggagtttctttcaaatgtaatcactgctgatgaaacttggttacatcattttgatcctgagagcaaacagcaaagctcagtgtggaaatctccttcatcaacacccaaaaaagcaaaagttgttgcttctgctgggaaagttatggtcatatgATTCTTTGTTATTCATGGAAAGGTTTATCAGcaagttgtacctgcacacacatcattAACTGGACAATACTAGAGGGAtgccctgaaaacattgcaagtccatacaAGGGGCAAAAGACcccatttccgtgaagcaggctggattcTGCACCTCAATAATGCGCGGCGACaaattgccaatgttgttgctaaaTAGCTTGCAAAAATCagtgtgaagtgcatccctcaccctccctgtaGTCTGGATTTGGCCCCttgtgactttttttctattgCCCAACATGAAGAAACACCTTCAtgggaggcagtggtgaaggctgtggaggcgattttgaaggacctctcaaaaaatggtttccagcatataTTTGAAAACTGGCAGAAATGCTGGGGAGACTCCTTTGAGGACCGTCAAAATTatgatgagtaaaggtatgttgtcaaaaaaataatgatattttttattgaacagccctcatatataaaatgtagaaataATATGGTAAAAGAGATACACAAATGGTTAAAACTGGTAGTACACTTCTTTAAACTGACAACTTATTTAGAGTAAGAAGCTACAAAAAGTTATAAGTAGATATATGTGTATTTTACAAATGGAAATTCACAAAGCAATTCTTTCCTTTATTGAGGCACAAA is a window of Schistocerca gregaria isolate iqSchGreg1 chromosome 8, iqSchGreg1.2, whole genome shotgun sequence DNA encoding:
- the LOC126284644 gene encoding histone deacetylase 3, whose product is MSKKVVSYFYNPDVGNFHYGPGHPMKPHRLSVIHSLVLNYGLYKKMQIYRPYRASAHDMCRFHSDEYIDFLQRVTPQNLQGYTKYLSHFNVGDDCPVFEGLFDFCSMYTGASLEGAMKLNNNCCDIAINWSGGLHHAKKFEASGFCYVNDIVIAILELLKYHARVLYIDIDVHHGDGVQEAFYLTDRVMTVSFHKYGNYFFPGTGDMYEIGAESGRYYSVNVPLKEGIDDSSYFQVFKPVISSVMEFYQPTAIVLQCGADSLANDRLGCFSLSTKGHGECVKFVRDLNVPLLAVGGGGYTLRNVARCWTYETSLLVDEQISNELPYTEYLEYFAPDFTLHPEVVTRQDNANSKQYLETITKHVYDNLKMCQHSPSVQMHDVPGDAFPSQDEVGHDEPDPDVRVSQAEEDRRIEQKNEFYDGDEDQDKENLGP